The Methanocalculus natronophilus genome includes a window with the following:
- the rbcL gene encoding type III ribulose-bisphosphate carboxylase — MAIDWYDEFVDLNYTPAQDDIICLFSCDPAQGISMREAAGRVASESSTGTWTTLHSLPPRMRELQATAFEIEEPYIRIAYPIGLWEEGNAVQLLSGIAGNIFGMKAIENLRLIDATLPEAYIRHFKGPHFGIDGIRDLTKIHGRPLTGAVPKPKIGFSAAEHADIGFETWMGGFDFVKDDENLTSTAFNRFEERVLKLTEKREIASRKTGEEKSAFINITASTETMKQRADMLAANGWNYAMIDVVVVGTAAVMDLRDYCSDLGLAIHAHRAMHAAFDRHPRHGMTMQFLAKMMRLIGVSQIHTGTAVGKLVGTPEEARILADTLREKKTQEVSHVALEQDWGAIKSAFPVSSGGLHPGLVPDVLDIYGEELVLLVSGGIHGHPDGTRAGAAASMQAIEAWQDGITLEEKAAHAPELKKALEKWGTYKPM, encoded by the coding sequence ATGGCAATCGATTGGTATGACGAGTTTGTTGATCTGAACTATACGCCTGCACAGGATGATATCATCTGTCTCTTCTCCTGTGATCCCGCCCAGGGGATCAGTATGAGGGAGGCGGCCGGCAGGGTTGCATCCGAGAGCTCCACCGGGACGTGGACAACACTCCATTCCCTCCCTCCACGGATGCGGGAACTCCAGGCTACTGCCTTTGAGATCGAAGAGCCCTATATCAGGATAGCCTACCCGATCGGGCTCTGGGAGGAAGGAAATGCCGTCCAGCTTCTAAGCGGCATAGCCGGGAATATATTTGGGATGAAAGCAATCGAGAACCTCCGCCTCATCGATGCAACGCTTCCTGAAGCATATATCAGGCATTTTAAAGGCCCTCATTTTGGAATAGATGGGATCAGGGATCTGACAAAAATTCATGGGCGGCCGCTCACCGGTGCGGTTCCCAAGCCAAAGATCGGGTTCTCTGCTGCCGAACATGCGGATATTGGGTTTGAGACCTGGATGGGAGGCTTCGACTTTGTGAAGGATGACGAAAATCTCACATCCACCGCTTTCAACAGGTTCGAGGAGCGGGTTTTGAAACTGACTGAGAAACGGGAGATCGCCTCCCGCAAGACCGGGGAAGAGAAATCTGCCTTCATCAACATTACCGCCAGCACAGAGACGATGAAACAGCGTGCTGATATGCTTGCTGCAAATGGATGGAATTATGCGATGATTGATGTGGTGGTTGTCGGAACAGCCGCCGTGATGGATCTCCGCGACTACTGTTCAGACCTCGGCCTTGCAATCCATGCGCACAGGGCGATGCATGCGGCATTTGACCGGCACCCACGGCATGGGATGACAATGCAGTTTTTGGCAAAGATGATGCGGCTGATTGGGGTTTCCCAGATCCATACCGGAACAGCAGTTGGGAAACTGGTTGGAACACCTGAAGAAGCCAGAATACTCGCAGACACCCTCAGGGAGAAGAAGACACAGGAAGTCAGCCACGTGGCACTTGAACAGGACTGGGGTGCAATAAAAAGTGCGTTCCCGGTTTCGTCAGGCGGACTGCACCCGGGGCTTGTCCCCGATGTCCTGGACATCTATGGAGAGGAACTTGTTCTTCTTGTATCAGGAGGTATTCACGGCCACCCCGACGGGACACGGGCAGGGGCAGCCGCTTCCATGCAGGCGATCGAGGCATGGCAGGATGGGATCACCCTTGAAGAAAAAGCTGCACATGCACCAGAACTGAAGAAAGCACTTGAGAAATGGGGCACGTACAAGCCGATGTGA
- a CDS encoding YIP1 family protein encodes MSLPFIETFWGMITSPGETLAKSRSASLTDAVVYYLIVIFVFSILTSVVTYLLGPSHPMAFMPIHDIMGVIVFIIGLVIMGTIALLVLAAIFHICAKIVGGSGDFTASVRACALAETPNAAIGWIPVINLLAGIWGFILIVMGFREYHAISTLRAVVAILLPILVLVLLIVLALLLWMVDPTAVTITEVTEAVPRIT; translated from the coding sequence ATGTCACTACCCTTTATTGAGACGTTTTGGGGGATGATTACATCTCCGGGTGAGACGCTTGCAAAGAGCCGGTCTGCATCGCTCACCGATGCAGTTGTCTATTACCTGATCGTCATCTTCGTGTTTTCAATCCTGACTTCAGTGGTCACCTACCTTCTTGGTCCATCCCACCCGATGGCATTTATGCCCATTCATGATATCATGGGGGTGATCGTCTTCATCATCGGGCTTGTTATCATGGGCACAATCGCTCTTCTGGTACTTGCAGCAATCTTCCATATCTGTGCAAAGATTGTCGGTGGCAGCGGCGACTTTACCGCCTCGGTGCGTGCATGCGCACTTGCTGAAACACCGAATGCTGCAATAGGCTGGATCCCAGTTATCAATCTTCTCGCAGGGATATGGGGTTTCATCCTGATTGTGATGGGGTTCCGCGAGTATCATGCCATATCGACACTGCGGGCTGTTGTTGCGATCCTCCTGCCGATCCTCGTTCTTGTCCTTCTCATCGTTCTTGCACTATTGCTTTGGATGGTTGATCCAACTGCCGTGACCATAACAGAGGTAACAGAGGCTGTACCCCGGATCACCTGA
- a CDS encoding HdeD family acid-resistance protein has protein sequence MQQLEDLLSPLHDGVWEVVVRKNEVQTPLSEHWVRSRLNIPSPGTIASYRHGQYHLHETATEFRVHLDRYDPREHPILHLADDAPLVLMVIDTFAALISDSRKTLPSYTATELSEQAKTWRLIVLTGIVMLLLGTWIITEPVITFGSLLALLVPAGFFLLSIPFFKNAIHLRPFGIQSAGRLVLGFGIVLLGINALFAEVLELQSFVLLVLAAWTLASAWFSLGRTLHGPKAVPEGFWLRLVVGILSAMLAFLILFLPEAAIELLMLILGAVVLAIGLSLLVEGIGLWMRMQRRRPSEV, from the coding sequence TTGCAGCAGCTTGAAGATCTCCTCTCCCCTCTCCATGACGGGGTCTGGGAGGTGGTTGTCCGGAAAAACGAGGTGCAGACACCACTCTCCGAACACTGGGTACGCTCACGGCTGAATATACCAAGCCCTGGTACAATCGCAAGCTACCGGCACGGGCAGTACCACCTGCATGAGACGGCAACTGAATTCCGGGTGCATCTTGACCGCTATGATCCCAGAGAGCACCCTATCCTGCATCTTGCAGATGATGCCCCGCTCGTCCTGATGGTCATTGATACCTTTGCCGCTCTCATCAGCGACTCGCGAAAGACACTCCCATCGTATACTGCAACAGAACTCTCCGAACAGGCGAAAACATGGCGCCTGATTGTACTGACCGGCATCGTCATGCTGCTGCTTGGCACATGGATCATAACTGAGCCGGTTATCACCTTCGGCAGTCTCCTTGCTCTCCTTGTTCCGGCAGGCTTCTTTCTCCTCTCGATCCCTTTTTTCAAAAATGCAATTCATCTCCGGCCATTTGGGATACAATCAGCAGGGAGACTTGTACTTGGGTTTGGGATCGTGCTTCTTGGAATAAACGCACTCTTTGCAGAGGTGCTTGAGCTCCAATCCTTTGTTCTCCTGGTTCTTGCCGCATGGACACTGGCAAGTGCATGGTTCTCCCTTGGACGGACACTTCACGGGCCAAAAGCCGTCCCTGAAGGGTTCTGGCTTCGTCTTGTTGTCGGTATCCTCTCTGCAATGCTTGCGTTTCTCATCCTGTTTCTCCCTGAGGCGGCAATAGAACTGCTGATGCTTATTCTGGGGGCAGTTGTGCTTGCAATCGGGCTCTCCCTCCTGGTGGAGGGCATCGGGCTCTGGATGAGAATGCAGAGACGGCGGCCGTCTGAGGTCTGA
- a CDS encoding YkgJ family cysteine cluster protein: MTPPYRPGWKGSIQNQILTRRREEADLLTYPANRLVEIIRDVGFACEGCGRCCTASYNGHVFLLERDLPYLRRYHPDALVPAPDFEYGDQHGTLYVSGYALRVHGDGRCTFLDDDNRCRIYDNRFSICCIYPYMLHREPDGDGVVDWRQIAGLGDHGEYHCEIDSEEAGRIADLVFSYELDFIRQQIGFWEAIDRLFDEENLRHVRKAYDQALRTYRKGEPVRVLVYAGGSFEEHLVKIDDHRGF; encoded by the coding sequence ATGACTCCTCCATATCGGCCGGGCTGGAAAGGGTCCATACAAAACCAGATTCTCACACGAAGGCGTGAAGAAGCAGATCTTCTCACGTATCCTGCCAACAGACTGGTGGAGATTATCCGGGATGTCGGATTTGCCTGTGAGGGATGCGGCCGGTGCTGTACTGCATCCTATAACGGGCATGTCTTTCTTCTTGAACGCGATCTCCCGTATCTCAGACGCTATCATCCGGATGCCCTTGTTCCCGCACCGGATTTTGAATATGGTGATCAGCATGGCACCCTCTATGTCTCAGGCTATGCCCTGCGGGTTCATGGAGACGGGAGATGCACCTTTCTGGATGACGACAACCGGTGCAGAATCTATGACAACCGCTTCTCGATCTGCTGTATCTACCCCTATATGCTCCACCGGGAACCAGATGGCGACGGGGTGGTGGACTGGCGGCAGATCGCCGGCCTTGGCGACCATGGGGAGTATCATTGTGAGATCGATTCTGAAGAGGCAGGCCGGATTGCTGACCTGGTCTTCTCCTATGAGCTCGACTTTATCAGGCAGCAGATAGGATTCTGGGAAGCAATTGATCGTCTCTTTGATGAAGAGAACCTCCGGCATGTCAGGAAGGCCTACGATCAGGCACTCAGGACGTACCGGAAGGGTGAACCGGTGCGCGTGCTGGTCTATGCAGGGGGATCATTTGAGGAGCATCTCGTCAAAATTGATGATCATCGCGGGTTTTAG
- a CDS encoding proton-conducting transporter membrane subunit: MMLFPPFLVYLLGALLLPVIPKRLRHEFLLLVAIIGLAGITLLEPGHSGWHLQLLPGISLTLLAVEGLSILVGYAFAGVGVLLVIYAHGEDRLWHQAATLLQIGSGVGIVFAGDFISLFLFWELLALSSLILIWYGGAYAEGAGYRYAMLHILGGAVLLGAIAMQFAETGSLAITAAGPGLVSLLFLIGIGLNAGIIPFHVWIPDSYPRASIVGSVVLCIFTTKAAVYLLARVLPGSEVVMYLGAIMVVYGIVFALLQDDMRSLLSYHIISQVGYMVTAIGIGTTLAINGGMAHLFNNIIYKTLLFMVVGAIILQTGRYRLKELGGLRRQMPLTFAASLLASAAIAGVPGFSGYVSKELIVAAAAESGFFTLETLLLIGSVGTFLSFIKLNYYAFIKEKQGIVASDPPLPMKIPMAALGAACLVYGVYPGVLFGILPYPVFHNVFGMAHILEMIIIFAAVILNLWVARNIIRPITYSPPDMMALYVKAGHGILRISRFTLPAVAGAMSGIITTIGRKSCWLVKNPLMGAVIMLRRNLLRAQAAVGMGRRSDPQLEKLIAQYPGNGAPVHETGMSLVVMAAILFVYYLVVFII, translated from the coding sequence ATGATGTTGTTCCCTCCCTTTCTCGTCTATCTCCTCGGCGCTCTCCTGCTGCCTGTCATCCCAAAAAGGCTCAGGCATGAATTTCTGCTCCTGGTTGCAATTATCGGCCTTGCCGGCATTACACTCCTTGAACCGGGGCACTCGGGGTGGCATCTCCAGCTCCTCCCCGGTATCAGTCTTACACTCCTTGCAGTCGAGGGGCTTTCTATCCTTGTAGGCTATGCCTTTGCAGGTGTTGGTGTACTGCTTGTTATCTATGCACACGGGGAGGACAGGCTCTGGCACCAGGCAGCCACCCTGCTCCAGATCGGATCAGGTGTCGGGATTGTCTTTGCAGGTGATTTCATCTCCCTCTTCCTCTTCTGGGAGCTGCTGGCACTCTCGTCGCTTATCCTGATCTGGTATGGAGGTGCATATGCGGAAGGTGCAGGATACCGGTATGCCATGCTGCATATCCTTGGTGGTGCCGTCCTGCTTGGCGCAATAGCCATGCAGTTTGCTGAAACCGGATCGCTTGCTATCACCGCTGCCGGGCCGGGACTGGTTTCACTCCTCTTTCTGATTGGAATCGGCCTCAACGCGGGCATTATCCCGTTCCATGTCTGGATCCCCGATTCTTACCCCCGGGCATCGATTGTAGGGTCTGTTGTCCTCTGCATCTTCACGACAAAAGCAGCAGTCTACCTTCTGGCACGGGTGCTCCCCGGATCTGAGGTGGTGATGTACCTGGGAGCGATCATGGTCGTTTATGGCATCGTCTTCGCTCTTCTCCAGGATGATATGCGTTCCCTTCTCTCCTACCATATCATCAGCCAGGTCGGGTATATGGTCACTGCAATCGGGATCGGGACAACCCTTGCGATCAATGGAGGGATGGCTCACCTCTTCAACAATATCATCTACAAGACCCTCCTCTTCATGGTGGTAGGTGCAATCATTCTCCAGACAGGACGATACCGGCTCAAGGAACTTGGGGGGCTCAGGAGACAGATGCCTCTCACGTTTGCGGCATCCCTGCTTGCATCAGCCGCAATTGCCGGAGTTCCGGGTTTTTCAGGGTATGTCAGCAAGGAACTGATCGTTGCTGCTGCGGCAGAGAGCGGCTTTTTCACCCTGGAAACACTTCTGCTGATCGGATCAGTCGGGACATTCCTCTCCTTTATCAAACTGAACTACTATGCGTTCATAAAGGAGAAGCAGGGTATCGTGGCATCTGATCCCCCGCTCCCAATGAAGATACCAATGGCAGCACTGGGTGCTGCCTGTCTCGTCTATGGTGTCTATCCAGGGGTGCTCTTTGGGATTCTCCCCTATCCGGTGTTCCACAATGTCTTTGGAATGGCACATATCCTCGAGATGATCATCATCTTTGCAGCTGTCATCCTGAATCTCTGGGTTGCCAGGAACATCATCAGGCCGATTACATATAGCCCGCCGGATATGATGGCTCTCTATGTCAAAGCTGGACATGGAATACTCCGGATCTCACGGTTCACACTCCCGGCAGTTGCAGGTGCAATGTCTGGTATTATCACAACGATTGGCAGGAAAAGCTGCTGGCTTGTGAAAAATCCGCTTATGGGGGCTGTGATCATGTTGCGAAGGAATCTGCTCAGGGCTCAGGCAGCTGTCGGGATGGGCAGGCGTTCTGATCCACAGCTTGAAAAGCTCATTGCGCAGTATCCCGGTAATGGAGCCCCGGTTCATGAAACCGGCATGAGTCTCGTGGTCATGGCTGCGATTCTCTTCGTCTACTATCTCGTGGTATTTATCATCTGA